One genomic segment of Verrucomicrobiia bacterium includes these proteins:
- a CDS encoding toprim domain-containing protein codes for MPGITLAAYLLLAALGDAPLVNLPTKSASRVGCLNDWRPHGDSNPRPHSSPCVLAPKRSLRVPRLRPGSLPELRELGDQRGFLVEGLRLAMARGMLHFCELFGQAAWCVADQRRELFEFRRLDGKKWDAYGRLPNRKSHCLGHGKRWPIGTLESVPYPKVAFVEGAPDLLAAFHFIFAEEKTDTVAAVAALGASNRHLAPESLALFAGKHVRLFPHRDEAGLAASRAWARQLKEAGAVRVEAFDLSGLTLACGDEGKDLADVAQIDPDCFETTRKFQEVMP; via the coding sequence ATGCCCGGAATCACGCTGGCGGCGTATCTGCTGCTGGCGGCTCTGGGCGATGCCCCGCTCGTCAACCTGCCGACCAAGTCGGCAAGTCGGGTCGGATGTTTGAACGATTGGCGACCCCACGGGGATTCGAACCCAAGGCCCCATTCCTCACCGTGCGTCCTGGCGCCCAAGCGTTCCCTGCGGGTTCCTCGGCTACGACCGGGGTCGCTCCCCGAACTGCGTGAACTGGGCGACCAGCGCGGTTTCCTGGTGGAAGGGCTTCGGCTGGCGATGGCGCGCGGGATGCTGCACTTCTGCGAACTCTTCGGCCAGGCGGCATGGTGCGTGGCGGATCAACGCCGCGAACTCTTTGAATTCCGGCGTTTGGACGGAAAAAAGTGGGACGCCTACGGACGCCTGCCAAACCGAAAGTCGCACTGTCTCGGCCATGGGAAGCGGTGGCCGATCGGCACCCTGGAGAGCGTTCCCTACCCCAAGGTCGCCTTCGTTGAGGGAGCTCCGGACCTGCTTGCCGCCTTCCACTTCATTTTCGCCGAGGAGAAAACCGATACGGTGGCGGCCGTTGCCGCACTCGGGGCAAGCAATCGTCACCTCGCCCCGGAGTCATTGGCACTCTTCGCCGGGAAGCATGTGCGACTCTTCCCGCACAGGGATGAAGCGGGCCTTGCCGCCTCCCGGGCCTGGGCCCGGCAACTGAAGGAGGCCGGAGCCGTCCGGGTGGAAGCATTTGACCTTTCGGGCCTTACGCTCGCCTGCGGCGACGAAGGCAAGGACTTGGCCGACGTCGCTCAGATTGATCCCGACTGCTTCGAGACCACGCGCAAATTCCAGGAGGTCATGCCATGA
- a CDS encoding restriction endonuclease subunit S yields MATFPTSPITDLFRLKQGTYLKPDEMAEAPSEEFPFRVYGANGVIGYSNRKMYSDRTTLISCRGANCGVVHFTTPDVWISNNSIACVPKAEIDPTFYHYVCLNTDFGDVITGSAQPQITITNLSSKELIQPPLPVQRRIAGILSAYDELMENSQRRIRLLEAMARALYREWFVHFRFPGNEKHPRVASPLGDIHQGWEVKKLGEVLELNYGKALKQEDRSGGDVPVFGPSGIVGQHDTALVKGPGIIVGRKGNVGSVFWCAEDFFVIDTAYFVTSSLPLRFLFYVLPTLNFLNSDAAVPGLSRNQAYTLEILVPPAALLKKFCALADTFERQASTLQRQIQNLRRTRDLLLPRLLSGQVEIKVQIPV; encoded by the coding sequence ATGGCGACGTTTCCAACGAGTCCAATCACCGACTTGTTCCGGCTGAAACAAGGAACGTATCTCAAGCCTGATGAGATGGCGGAAGCGCCGTCGGAAGAATTTCCGTTTCGGGTCTATGGAGCGAACGGAGTAATCGGCTACTCAAACCGGAAGATGTATTCCGACCGCACGACGCTAATTTCTTGTCGTGGGGCAAACTGCGGCGTCGTGCATTTCACAACCCCCGACGTGTGGATTAGCAACAACTCGATTGCTTGCGTTCCGAAGGCGGAGATTGACCCGACGTTTTATCACTACGTTTGCCTCAACACCGATTTTGGCGATGTCATCACCGGCTCGGCGCAGCCGCAAATCACCATCACGAATCTTTCGAGCAAGGAACTCATCCAGCCCCCGCTGCCGGTGCAACGGCGGATTGCGGGCATCCTGTCGGCCTACGACGAGCTGATGGAGAACAGTCAGCGGCGCATCCGGCTCTTGGAGGCGATGGCCCGCGCCCTCTACCGCGAGTGGTTCGTCCACTTCCGCTTCCCCGGCAACGAAAAGCACCCGCGCGTCGCCTCCCCACTCGGCGACATCCACCAAGGCTGGGAGGTAAAGAAGCTCGGCGAAGTTCTCGAATTGAATTACGGCAAGGCGCTGAAACAAGAAGACCGGAGCGGCGGCGATGTGCCGGTGTTTGGTCCAAGCGGCATCGTCGGCCAACACGACACGGCGCTCGTCAAAGGTCCGGGCATCATCGTGGGCCGGAAGGGGAACGTCGGAAGCGTGTTCTGGTGCGCCGAGGATTTCTTCGTGATAGACACCGCCTACTTCGTGACTTCATCGCTGCCGTTGCGTTTCCTGTTCTACGTCCTGCCGACGCTGAATTTCCTCAACAGCGATGCTGCCGTTCCCGGATTGAGCCGCAACCAAGCCTACACGCTGGAAATTCTCGTCCCGCCCGCCGCGTTGCTAAAGAAGTTCTGCGCGCTGGCCGACACCTTCGAGCGGCAAGCGTCGACGCTCCAACGCCAAATCCAAAACCTCCGCCGGACGCGCGACCTGCTGCTGCCGCGTCTGCTGTCGGGGCAGGTGGAAATCAAAGTCCAGATTCCAGTCTGA
- a CDS encoding AAA family ATPase: MSDAFHEYLPAPSGVYDPLADEASASSSDPSGHPAQPAEGERAKASREPLLRFRSFEELAAYQEPPDHKLAGDYHLQRGGFTVLAGPPGCGKSRASLALALAGAAGSGKWLGLKIQSRFRTLILQNENGLARLHREVPKGLNLAELRDWIRISDPPVVGLAIHNPTFRAELKAAVRDFKPDLIVIDPFNATTRDSMEKDFAETLTRLREIQAEAGVNPACLILHHLRKPKSEDRHKGRSLTHLLAGSYVLVSVARAVLVIQPATDDTEDDRVIVTPAKNNDGELGPRTAWRRTSDGFEEVANFDWTAYDGGQATPDARVQEAHLRAVFKDGTLRLPLKMAAQALKEVAKVGRSTAYDALKLPGKFSHLLGKSLEDECLFLKASQDEFGDGSPG; the protein is encoded by the coding sequence ATGAGCGACGCTTTCCATGAGTATCTGCCGGCCCCATCGGGTGTGTACGACCCCTTGGCCGATGAAGCTTCTGCAAGCTCGTCCGATCCCAGCGGGCACCCCGCTCAACCGGCCGAAGGTGAGCGGGCGAAGGCGTCCCGGGAACCCCTGCTGAGGTTCCGCTCGTTTGAAGAACTGGCTGCCTATCAGGAACCGCCAGACCACAAACTGGCGGGCGACTATCATTTGCAGCGCGGCGGATTCACCGTGCTGGCGGGTCCACCCGGATGCGGGAAGTCCCGGGCCTCGCTCGCCTTGGCACTCGCGGGTGCGGCGGGATCTGGCAAGTGGCTGGGGCTCAAAATCCAAAGCCGTTTCAGGACCCTCATTCTCCAGAATGAAAACGGCCTGGCACGCCTGCATCGCGAGGTGCCCAAGGGACTCAACCTGGCTGAACTGCGCGACTGGATTCGCATTTCAGATCCCCCGGTGGTCGGTTTGGCGATCCACAATCCGACGTTTCGAGCCGAGCTCAAGGCGGCCGTGCGGGACTTCAAACCGGACCTGATCGTCATTGACCCGTTCAACGCGACCACCCGCGACTCCATGGAAAAGGACTTCGCGGAGACGCTCACGCGGCTGCGCGAGATTCAGGCCGAAGCCGGGGTCAACCCCGCCTGCCTGATCCTCCACCACCTGAGGAAGCCAAAAAGCGAGGACCGGCACAAAGGTCGAAGCCTCACCCACCTCCTCGCCGGTTCCTACGTTCTGGTGTCGGTCGCGCGCGCGGTGCTGGTCATCCAGCCCGCGACCGACGACACGGAGGACGACCGAGTCATCGTGACGCCTGCCAAAAACAACGACGGCGAACTGGGGCCGCGCACGGCGTGGCGCCGAACCAGCGACGGGTTTGAGGAGGTCGCCAACTTTGATTGGACGGCGTACGACGGTGGGCAGGCGACCCCTGATGCCAGGGTGCAGGAAGCGCATCTGCGCGCTGTGTTCAAGGATGGCACGCTTCGCCTTCCCCTGAAAATGGCGGCCCAGGCATTGAAAGAAGTCGCCAAGGTGGGCCGTTCTACCGCGTACGACGCCCTAAAGCTACCCGGCAAGTTCTCCCATCTGCTGGGCAAATCACTGGAGGACGAATGCCTGTTCCTCAAGGCCAGTCAGGACGAGTTCGGCGACGGATCCCCAGGTTGA
- a CDS encoding DUF262 domain-containing protein, protein MKIESTDQDIRNLLASGYYRIPRFQRPYSWTRENIQDFWDDVVKDAPDNYFIGSMVTFKEGSQRYGVVDGQQRLTTITILLAVLRNRLNALGFTDLAQGIQNQLERKNINNKPEYILSTETSYPFFQDHILKFGEPEVEGDAMREEAQLRSGFEYLNELVGSIIKSVQSDTSLTAEDINKQLEQRLTKIRDAVLDLKVILVKLDDEDDAYIIFETLNTRGKDLSLADLVKNHVAKHLKVKSASVDQPKIKWENLLETIEGSSAGLEVDTFIHHFWLSRYDYLAAKRLFKVLKRRIGKGEAKTFLDALVADASLYRAVHEKAFWKWAKPDRRIVAALDALQLFRVEQQTPCVLSLMRCFKEKKLKRSHFEDAVVAIEKFHFLFTAVTSQRSSGGISEMYASLGRRLFEAKNTQSAVTLVNELKAKLRGRIPGLEEVKALIPSVIFTDNQTKQKNLVRYILAGFQSHSVASVTIDFDGMTIEHLLPQSEIGSGGFTDEIVGQLGNLILVPSKLNEKFANKSFKDKKRILLSAGVSIPTEFTTLNALTQKDIQQRTSSLAELAYKQVWKL, encoded by the coding sequence ATGAAAATTGAATCTACTGACCAGGACATCCGAAATCTTCTAGCCTCAGGTTATTACCGCATCCCTCGCTTCCAGAGGCCCTATTCCTGGACTCGCGAAAACATTCAGGATTTTTGGGACGATGTGGTCAAAGATGCCCCTGATAACTACTTCATCGGTTCGATGGTCACCTTCAAAGAAGGCAGCCAGCGCTATGGCGTCGTCGATGGCCAACAGCGCCTCACGACGATCACGATACTTTTGGCCGTGTTGCGTAACCGTTTGAATGCACTCGGTTTCACGGACCTAGCTCAGGGCATTCAGAATCAACTCGAACGCAAGAATATCAACAACAAGCCGGAATACATCTTATCGACGGAAACGTCCTACCCGTTCTTCCAAGACCACATCCTCAAGTTTGGCGAACCCGAAGTGGAAGGTGATGCAATGCGCGAGGAAGCCCAACTCCGCAGCGGTTTCGAATACTTAAATGAGTTGGTGGGCTCGATCATCAAGAGTGTGCAATCCGACACATCGCTAACGGCTGAAGATATAAACAAACAGCTTGAGCAGCGATTAACCAAGATTCGCGATGCAGTGCTCGACCTTAAAGTCATTCTGGTGAAGCTGGATGATGAAGATGACGCCTACATCATCTTTGAGACGCTGAACACGAGGGGAAAAGATTTGAGTCTCGCGGACCTAGTGAAAAACCACGTCGCGAAACACTTGAAGGTGAAAAGCGCTTCCGTGGACCAGCCGAAGATAAAGTGGGAGAATTTGCTTGAGACTATCGAAGGGTCATCAGCCGGACTGGAAGTGGACACGTTCATCCACCACTTTTGGTTGTCACGATATGATTATCTCGCTGCCAAACGACTTTTCAAGGTGCTCAAACGGCGAATTGGAAAAGGTGAAGCAAAGACGTTTCTTGACGCACTCGTTGCTGATGCATCGCTCTATCGAGCGGTTCACGAAAAGGCGTTTTGGAAATGGGCCAAGCCGGATCGAAGGATTGTTGCTGCACTGGACGCATTGCAGCTCTTCCGGGTTGAGCAGCAAACTCCTTGCGTGCTTTCCCTCATGCGTTGTTTCAAAGAGAAGAAACTCAAGAGAAGCCACTTTGAAGATGCCGTTGTGGCGATAGAAAAGTTTCATTTCTTGTTCACCGCAGTTACCTCGCAGCGGTCATCTGGCGGGATATCGGAGATGTATGCATCCTTAGGGCGACGTCTCTTTGAAGCCAAAAACACGCAATCCGCAGTAACCCTCGTTAACGAGTTGAAGGCGAAGCTACGAGGGCGGATTCCGGGCCTCGAGGAAGTTAAGGCTCTCATCCCGTCGGTCATCTTCACTGACAACCAAACGAAACAGAAAAACCTAGTGCGCTATATCCTCGCTGGTTTTCAAAGCCATTCAGTCGCCTCGGTAACGATTGATTTTGACGGCATGACTATCGAGCATTTGCTTCCACAGAGCGAAATTGGTTCTGGGGGCTTCACGGACGAAATTGTTGGCCAGTTGGGAAACTTGATTCTAGTGCCTTCAAAACTGAACGAGAAATTCGCAAACAAATCTTTCAAAGATAAGAAGAGAATTCTCCTAAGCGCGGGGGTCTCTATTCCTACCGAGTTCACTACACTAAATGCCCTGACCCAGAAGGACATTCAGCAACGCACGTCCAGCCTCGCTGAACTTGCATACAAGCAGGTATGGAAACTTTAG
- a CDS encoding SAM-dependent DNA methyltransferase — protein MHWIAPTEKDTAGATLEKRLWASADQFRANSGLKAQEYSGPILGVIFLRFAEVRFTAQRAKLEKASASSRRGSRVDEPAAYHAEGILYLAPNARFGFLLNLPEAADIGAKVNDAMRDIEKHNPQLAGVLPKTYNLFTSTLLKELLKKVSEIPATVDYDAFGRIYEYFLGEFARTEGQKGGEFYTPSCIVRLLTEVIEPYHGRILDPACGSGGMFVSSARFVSEHKKNPATELAIHGVEKTDETGRLCRLNLAVHGLEGDIRHGGQVNSYYDDPHDATGRFDFVLANPPFNVNAVDKERLKDSVGSGRRFPFGLPRTDNANYLWIQLFHSALNAKGRAGFVMANSASDARASEQEIRQKLIESRAVDVMVAVGPNMFYTVTLPCTLWFFDKGKSARKVSQDAVLFLDARHIYRQIDRAHREWTPAQIGILANVVRLYRGEALDLTLGGDEAEAKLNEVFGPNPKYADVPGLCRAATLKEIEAQGWSLNPGRYVGVAPGEAVSDEDFKEQLETLNEELETLNAQARDLEQTIAGNVAEILEA, from the coding sequence ATGCATTGGATTGCCCCTACCGAGAAGGACACCGCCGGCGCCACGCTTGAAAAGCGGTTATGGGCCAGCGCCGACCAGTTCCGTGCCAATTCCGGCCTCAAGGCCCAGGAATACTCCGGCCCGATCCTCGGCGTCATTTTCCTCCGCTTCGCCGAAGTCCGCTTCACGGCCCAGCGCGCAAAGCTGGAAAAGGCCAGCGCCTCCTCCCGGCGCGGCAGCCGCGTGGATGAGCCCGCGGCCTACCACGCCGAGGGCATCCTCTACCTCGCCCCCAACGCCCGCTTCGGATTCCTGCTCAACCTCCCCGAGGCGGCTGACATCGGCGCGAAGGTGAACGATGCCATGCGCGACATCGAGAAGCACAACCCGCAGCTCGCCGGCGTCCTGCCCAAGACCTACAACCTCTTCACCAGCACCCTCCTCAAGGAACTGCTGAAAAAGGTCTCCGAGATTCCCGCCACCGTGGACTACGATGCCTTCGGCCGCATCTACGAATACTTCCTGGGCGAATTCGCACGCACCGAGGGTCAGAAGGGCGGCGAGTTTTACACCCCGTCCTGCATCGTCCGGCTCCTCACCGAAGTCATCGAGCCCTACCACGGGCGCATTCTCGACCCCGCGTGCGGCTCGGGCGGCATGTTCGTCTCTTCGGCTCGCTTCGTCTCCGAGCACAAGAAGAATCCCGCCACCGAACTCGCCATCCACGGCGTCGAGAAGACCGACGAAACCGGCCGCCTCTGCCGTCTGAACCTTGCCGTCCATGGCCTCGAAGGCGACATCCGCCACGGCGGCCAGGTCAACAGCTACTACGATGACCCCCACGACGCCACCGGCCGCTTCGACTTCGTCCTCGCCAACCCGCCGTTCAACGTCAACGCCGTGGACAAGGAACGGTTGAAAGACTCCGTCGGGTCGGGACGCCGTTTCCCGTTCGGCCTGCCGCGCACCGACAACGCGAATTATCTCTGGATTCAACTCTTCCACTCCGCGCTCAACGCCAAAGGCAGGGCCGGATTCGTCATGGCCAACTCCGCCTCCGACGCCCGCGCCTCCGAGCAGGAAATCCGGCAGAAACTCATCGAAAGCCGCGCCGTGGACGTGATGGTCGCCGTCGGCCCGAACATGTTCTACACCGTCACGCTGCCCTGCACCCTCTGGTTCTTCGACAAAGGCAAGTCGGCCCGCAAGGTGAGTCAAGACGCAGTCTTGTTTTTGGATGCCCGGCACATCTACCGGCAGATCGACCGCGCGCACCGCGAATGGACGCCCGCGCAAATCGGCATCCTCGCCAACGTCGTTCGCCTTTATCGCGGCGAAGCCCTCGACCTCACCCTCGGCGGCGACGAAGCCGAGGCCAAGCTCAACGAAGTCTTCGGCCCAAATCCGAAATACGCCGACGTGCCCGGCCTGTGCCGCGCCGCCACGCTCAAGGAAATCGAAGCGCAAGGCTGGTCGCTCAACCCTGGCCGCTACGTGGGCGTCGCGCCGGGCGAAGCCGTGAGCGACGAGGACTTCAAGGAACAACTCGAAACCCTGAACGAGGAACTCGAAACCTTGAACGCCCAGGCCCGCGACCTCGAACAAACCATCGCCGGCAACGTGGCGGAAATTCTGGAGGCGTGA